A stretch of DNA from Serinibacter arcticus:
CACGCTCGTGCTCGCGCTGGCGATGACGCACTCCTCCGAGGACCTCAACTTCGTGCTCGTCGACTTCAAGGGTGGCGCGACGTTCGCCGGCATGGCGGACATGCCGCACGTCTCGGCGATCATCACCAACCTCGGCGAGGAGCTCTCGCTGGTCGATCGCATGCAGGACGCGCTGCAGGGCGAGATGACCCGGCGGCAGGAGCTGCTCCGCTCGGCGGGCAACTTCACCAACGTCGGCGAGTACACCAAGGCGCGCAAGGAGGGCCGCACGGACCTGCCGCCGCTGCCCGCGCTGCTCATCGTCTGCGACGAGTTCTCCGAGCTGCTGTCGGCCAAGCCGGAGTTCACCGACCTGTTCGTCGCCATCGGCCGCCTCGGACGCTCGCTCCAGATGCACCTGCTGCTCTCCTCCCAGCGCCTGGAGGAGGGACGTCTGCGCGGGCTCGAGTCCCACCTGTCCTACCGGATCGGACTCAAGACCTTCTCGGCGGCGGAGTCGCGCACGGTCCTCGGCGTCACCGACGCGTACACGCTGCCGTCGGTGCCGGGCATGGGCTACCTCAAGCCCGACACCACCTCGCTCATCCAGTTCCGCGCGGCCTACGTCTCCGGCCCGCCGCCGCGCCGCCGTCGTCGTCGCCGTCGGACCGCGGGCGACGTCACGCTCACCCCGTTCACGGCTGCGCCCGTCGAGGCGCAGCGCGTGGTGGAGGTCGAGCCCGAGGAGGTCGGCGACGCCGACGCCGGACGAGCGACGTTCGACATCGCCGTGCGGCGGATGAAGGACCAGGGTCCGGAGGCGCACCAGGTGTGGCTGCCCCCGCTCGAGGTCCCGCTGACGTTCGACGAGCTCGCCCCCGACCTCGTCGTCGAGCCCGGCCGGGGCCTGCACTCCCCCGGCTGGCGCGCCGCGGGCGACATGGTCGTCCCGCTCGGCCTCGTCGACCGGCCGCTCGAGCAGCGTCGCGAGACGCTGACGATCTCGCTCGCCGGGGCGGGTGGGCACGTCGGCGTCGTCGGTGCGCCGCGCAGCGGCAAGAGCACGATGCTGCGCTCGATCGTCACCGGCGTCGCGCTGACGCACACGCCCCAGGAGGCGCAGTTCTACATCCTCGACTTCGGCGGCGGCACGTTCACGCCGTTCCGCGACCTCCCGCACGTGGCGAGCGTGACCGGCCGGTCGGAACCCGACATCGTGCGCCGCACCGTCGCCGAGGTGACCTCGATCGTCAACGCGCGCGAGAAGTACTTCCGCGACAAGGGGATCGACACCGTCGAGACCTACCGCTCGCGGCGCACCCCCGGCGACCCGACGGGGATCGACGACGGCTACGGCGACGTCTTCCTCGTCGTCGACGGCTGGACCACGCTGCGCAGCGAGTTCGACGACGTCGAGCCGCTCATCCAGGCGCTCGCCGGCCGCGGCCTCACGTTCGGCCTGCACGTCCTGCTCGGCACCGGTCGCTGGATGGACCTGCGCTCGCAGATGAAGGACGTCGTCGGCACGCGCCTCGAGCTCCGGCTGGGCGACTCGCTGGACTCCGAGGTCGACCGCAAGGTCGCCCAGGCGGTGCCGGCGAACCGTCCCGGGCGCGGGCTCATGCCGTCCAAGCACCACATGCTCGGCGCGCTCCCCCGCATCGACGGCGACCCCCGCCCCGGCACGCTCGGCGCCGGCGTCAGCGACCTCGTGCAGACGATCGCGTCGGCGTGGGACGGGCCCGCGGGTCCGAAGCTCCGCCTGCTGCCGGAGATGCTCACGCTCGAGGAGCTGCGCGAGGAGGCCGGGGTGCCGGCCTCGGGCGCCGCCGGCGAGGCCGGGCCCGACGGCGAGGCGACGGTCGGCGACCGTCGTCTGCTGCTCGGCATCGACGAGTCCGCGCTGGCCCCCGTCGCCTTCGACGCCGCGGCGGAGCCGCACGTGCTGCTGCTCGGCGACAGCGGGGCCGGCAAGACGTCGTTCCTGCGCGGCCTCGTGCACGAGGTCATGCGGACGAGGACGCCGAAGGAGGCGCAGTTCGTCGTCCTGGACTACCGTCGCGCGCTGCTCGGCGAGATCCCGGACGACTACCTCAACGGGTACTACACGGGGCACGAGCAGGCGACCTCCAGCCTCCAGGGGCTCGCGCAGTTCCTGCGCACGCGCCTGCCCGGACCTGACGTCACCCCGGCCGAGCTGCGCGCACGGTCCTGGTGGAAGGGTCCTGACGTCTTCCTGCTGGTCGACGACTACGACCTGGTGGCGACGTCGGCGGGCAACCCGCTGACGGCGATGACGCCGCTCTTCGCCCAGGCGGCCGACCTCGGGCTGCACGTCGCGATCACCCGCCGCGTCGGTGGCGCGAGCCGGGCGCTGTACGACCCGGTGATCCAGCCGCTGCGCGACCTCGCCGTCCCGACCATCCTGCTGTCGGGCAACCCCGACGAGGGCGCTCTGCTCGGACGTGTGCGGCCGCGTCTGGCGGTGCCGGGCCGCGCCCAGATCGTCACGCGCGACGAGGGCCTCCGCGTCGCCCAGCTGGCCTACCACCCGCCGGCCCACCTCTGACCCGCTGACTGCCGCCCCGCCGTCGCCCACCTACCCATCGGCGAGGGGTTTGCGCACCACCGGCGAGGGGCTTCTGCACCACCCGCGAGGGGCTTGCGCACCACCGACGAGGGGGTAGTGGCGCTCCTCGCCGGGCCAGAGGTGCGCAACCCCCTCGCGGGTGGTGCGCAACCCCCTCGCCGATGTGCAGAAACCCCTCGCCGTGAGGTCAGTCAGGCGGGGCGGGTGCCGATCACGACGGCGGTGCCCTCGTCGTCGTCGACCGTCTCCGGGCGGAGGCCGGCCGCCGCCAGGACCGCGCACGCGGGGGCCGCCTGGTGCTCGGCGACCTCGCTCAGCAGCACCCCGCCGTGGGCGAGCCACGCCGGCGCCTCCGCGGCGACGCGGCGCAGCACGTCGAGACCGTCGACACCGCCGTCGCGCGTCGACCGTGGCTCGGCGAACCGGACGTCGCGCGGCATCAGGTCCTCGGCGCCGCTCGGTACGTAGGGCACGTTCGCGGTGATCGTGGCGAGGGTGCCGCGCAGCCAGGCGGGCACGCCGTCGAACAGGTCGCCCACGACCGCCGTCCCGCCCACCGGCGCCAGGTTGGCCGCGGCCAGCGCCACCGCGCGCGGGTCGACGTCGCTCGCGTGCACCCCGAGCCCCCTCACGCGCTCCGCCAGCAGGCGCCCGAGCGCTCCGTTGCCGCAGCACAGGTCGAGCACGCGCGACCCGGGGGGTGTGCGCCGCGCCGCCTCGGCGACCAGCAGCAGCGACCGCTGCCGCGGGACGAACACCCCGGGCCCGACGGCGAGGCGCACGCCGTCGAGCTCGACCCACCCGAGCACGTGCTCGAGCGGCTCCCCCGCGACCCGCCGGGCGACGAGCGCCTCGCGGTCCGACGGCGGGGTCCCGAGCAGCAGCGCGGCCTCCTCCTCGGCGAACACGCAGCCCGCGGCGCGCAGCCGGAGGACCAGCGCCTCGGCCGCGGCCTCGCCCTCCCGATCCGTCCCGTCGCCCGTCACGCGTCGACCGGCCGCACCACGACGGCGCCGTCCCCGGGCACCAGCCGCTCACCGTCGCCCACGAGCGGCCCCGTGGCCAGCAGCACCTCGCCGTCGGGCACCGGCACGGCGTCGGCGCCGAGGTTGATCATCACCACGAGAGGCTCCCCGCCCGCCGCGGTCCGGCGGTACGCGAGCACGCCGTCGGGCGCGGGCAGCCACTCCAGCGCCCCGCGCCGTGCCGCGACCTCGCGCCGACGCAGCGCGAGCAGCGCCCGGTAGTGGCGGAGCATCGAGCCCTCGTCCCGTTCCTGGTGCGCGACGGCGAGCTCGCCCCACCCGGTCGGCTGCGGCAGCCAGCCCGCGTCGGCCTCCGTGAACCCGTACGGCGGCGCGTCGCCCTCCCAGGGCAGCGGCACCCGGCAACCGTCGCGCCCCCGGACGGTCCCGCCGCTGCGGGCGACGGCCGGATCCTGCAGGGCCTCGGGCGGCAGGTCCTCGACCTCGGGCAGCCCGAGCTCCTGGCCCTGGTAGACGAACGCGGCCCCGGGCAGCGTCAGCAGCAGCACGGCGGCGGCCCGGGCCCGCGCGGTGCCGCGCGCAACGTCCTGCGCCGTCAGCAGCTCCCCGTCGCCCCCGGTCGGCACGTAGGCGCCGCGCAACCCGCCGGCGCCCGCGCGGGCGTAGCGCGTGACGGAGCGCGGGGTGTCGTGGTTGTCGGTGACCCACGTCGCGGGCGCCCCGACGATCGCGTTGGCGGCCAGGACCGCGTCGACGGCGGACCGCAGCTCGCGCGCGTCCCACGCCGCTCGCGCCAGCTCGAAGCTGAACGCCAGGTGCATCTCGTCCGGGCGGAGGAACAGCGCGACGACGTCGGGGGCGGCCCCGGTCTCGACGACGGCCATCCGGTCGCCGTCGTAGTCGTCCAGCACCCGCCGCACGTCCCGGTAGATCTCGTGCACGCCGCTCGCGTCGTCCTTCGGGATGACCGGCGCCCCGTCGGCGGTGTCGCCCGCACCGAGGTCCTTCACCAGGGCGTCGGACACGTCTATCCGGAACCCGTCGATCCCGCGGTCGAGCCAGAACCGCAGGATGCGCTCGAACTCGGCGCTCACGTCGGGGTGGGACCAGTCCAGGTCCGGCTGCTCCGCGGCGAACAGGTGGTAGTACCACTGCCCGGGCGAGCCGTCGGGCTCGGTCACCCGCGTCCACGACGGCCCGCCGAACACGCTGGTCCAGTTCGTCGGGGGCTCGTCACCACCGGGGCCCCGGCCCTCCCGGAACAGGAACCGCGACCGCTCCGGGCTGCCCCGTCCGGCGGCCAGGCCCGCGACGAACCAGTCGCTCGCGCTCGAGACGTGGTTGGGCACGAGGTCGATCGTCACGCGCAGCCCGCGGGCGTGCGCCTGCGCGACGAGCTCGTCCAGATCGGCGAGGGTGCCGTACCGGGGGTCGACGGCGGTGTGGTCGGCGACGTCGTAGCCACCGTCCACCATCGGCGAGGGGTAGAACGGGCACAGCCACAGCGCGTCGACGCCGAGCGCGACCAGGTGGTCCAGGCGGCGCGTCACCCCCGCGAGGTCACCCTCGCCGTCGCGGCCCGTGTCCTGGAACGAGCGCGGGTAGATCTGGTGGACGACGGCGTCGCGCCACCAGGCCGGCTCGGTCACGCCGACCTCAGGCGAGGCGCTCGACCACGAGCTGGGCGAACTCGCGCAGCGCGTCCTTGGCCGGCGACTCCTCGATCGGGGCGAGCTGCGCGACGGCGTCGCGGGCGTGCTCGCGCGCCATCTCGCGCGCCTGCTCCATCACGGGGTGCTCGCGCAGCCGCGCGACGACCGCCTCGAGGGCCTCGTCGGAGCTGAGGTCGCCCTCGAGGTCGGCGAGGGTCTCGCGGCCCTCGGCGTCCTCGGCCCCGCCCGCGACGGAGCGGCGCAGGAGCAGCACCGGCATCGTCGGCACCCCCTCGCGCAGGTCGGTGCCCGGAACCTTGCCGAGCACCTCCGCCGTCGAGGTGAGGTCGAGCACGTCGTCGGCCAGCTGGAAGGCGACGCCGACCCGCTCGCCGTACTCCACGACCGCGGTGAGCCGCTCCCCCTCGAGGCCGCCGAAGAGCGCCCCGAAGTGCGCGGACGCGGCGATGAGGGATCCGGTCTTTCCCGCGAGCACCTCGAGGTGGTGCTCGACGGGGTCGTCACCCTCCTGGGGCCCGATCGTCTCGTGGAGCTGCCCCACGCACAGGCGCTCGAACGTCTCGGCCTGGATCCGGACGGCGGTCGCGCCGAGCCCGGCCACGGTCTGCGACGCACGTGCGAACAGCAGGTCGCCCGCGAGGATCGCCACGGAGTTGCCCCACACCTCGTGCGCGCTGGGGGCCCCGCGACGCGTGGGCGCGGAGTCCATGACGTCGTCGTGGTACAGCGAGGCGAGGTGGGTCAGCTCGACACCGACCGCCGCCTCGAGGACCGACTCCGAGGTGCCGGAGCCGAGCTGCGCCGCCAGCAGCGCCAGGGCCGGACGCATGCGCTTGCCACCCGCGGCCAGCAGGTGCCTCGACGGTGCGTCCGAGAGCACGCGCGTGCGGCTCACGGCGACGTCGAGCCGACGCTCGATCTCGGCCAGCCCGTCGACGAGGACGGACTCGAGGTCGGCGTCGCTCAGCGGGAGGGGAACAGAACTCAAGCGAGGACTCACGCCACGAATCTAGCCGCCTGCGCGAGCAGGTCGAGAACCGGGGTCGGCCAGACCCCGAGCACGAGCGTGCCCGCGGCGCACGCCACGAGCGCGACGCGGGTGAGCGCCCCCGGCGCCACCGCCTCGGCCCCGGGCTTGTCGGACTCCTCCGGACGGGTGAAGAACATCAGCACGATCAGTCGCACGTAGAAGAACGCGGCAGCGATCGAGGCCACGACGGCGACTACGACCAGGGGCCACGCCCCACCCTCGGCCGCGGCCACGAACGCGGTGAACTTGCCCAGGAACCCGGCCGTCAGCGGGATGCCGGCGAACGAGAGCAGGAACAGCGCCATCGCGCTCGCGAGCCACG
This window harbors:
- a CDS encoding polyprenyl synthetase family protein translates to MSSVPLPLSDADLESVLVDGLAEIERRLDVAVSRTRVLSDAPSRHLLAAGGKRMRPALALLAAQLGSGTSESVLEAAVGVELTHLASLYHDDVMDSAPTRRGAPSAHEVWGNSVAILAGDLLFARASQTVAGLGATAVRIQAETFERLCVGQLHETIGPQEGDDPVEHHLEVLAGKTGSLIAASAHFGALFGGLEGERLTAVVEYGERVGVAFQLADDVLDLTSTAEVLGKVPGTDLREGVPTMPVLLLRRSVAGGAEDAEGRETLADLEGDLSSDEALEAVVARLREHPVMEQAREMAREHARDAVAQLAPIEESPAKDALREFAQLVVERLA
- a CDS encoding putative protein N(5)-glutamine methyltransferase; translated protein: MTGDGTDREGEAAAEALVLRLRAAGCVFAEEEAALLLGTPPSDREALVARRVAGEPLEHVLGWVELDGVRLAVGPGVFVPRQRSLLLVAEAARRTPPGSRVLDLCCGNGALGRLLAERVRGLGVHASDVDPRAVALAAANLAPVGGTAVVGDLFDGVPAWLRGTLATITANVPYVPSGAEDLMPRDVRFAEPRSTRDGGVDGLDVLRRVAAEAPAWLAHGGVLLSEVAEHQAAPACAVLAAAGLRPETVDDDEGTAVVIGTRPA
- the eccCa gene encoding type VII secretion protein EccCa; this encodes MSVETGRVEAPAVPSGTIELQAPPDLVKPEGGSSTAMTIMPVMGSVGSIAVISLGAGGSGGVSTTRILMGGFILVASLGFVVVNLLRQRSMHRAAVTGSRREYLAYLAGLREDVRDAAAKQRRNAEWHMPSPTALAVVAEEGTRVWERRAGEPDLLHVRIGTSQAPLCVTIDEAEPAPNAQPDPVAASAAHRFVTTHSVQTDLPARIDLMSSSRVEVAGDDEPSRALVRAMLCHLATFASPADVRIAVLASPENLAAWEWVKWLPHAWSPTQNDGAGHVRVIGSDPAEILRLLPLGERGPFSLAAEQALPHVVLVTDGVRLPATHGLAREGGLQGVTVLDLPQEWGEIADVHHTRLLLQPTADGETSRVSVVRYGVEPRTGEADTLSVAGAEATARRLIRGGLPTEDESGPRTVTSAELVDLLGVGDVRDFTPAIGWRPRSRRDRLRVPIGMTSHGAPIHLDIKESAEEGMGPHGLIIGATGSGKSEVLRTLVLALAMTHSSEDLNFVLVDFKGGATFAGMADMPHVSAIITNLGEELSLVDRMQDALQGEMTRRQELLRSAGNFTNVGEYTKARKEGRTDLPPLPALLIVCDEFSELLSAKPEFTDLFVAIGRLGRSLQMHLLLSSQRLEEGRLRGLESHLSYRIGLKTFSAAESRTVLGVTDAYTLPSVPGMGYLKPDTTSLIQFRAAYVSGPPPRRRRRRRRTAGDVTLTPFTAAPVEAQRVVEVEPEEVGDADAGRATFDIAVRRMKDQGPEAHQVWLPPLEVPLTFDELAPDLVVEPGRGLHSPGWRAAGDMVVPLGLVDRPLEQRRETLTISLAGAGGHVGVVGAPRSGKSTMLRSIVTGVALTHTPQEAQFYILDFGGGTFTPFRDLPHVASVTGRSEPDIVRRTVAEVTSIVNAREKYFRDKGIDTVETYRSRRTPGDPTGIDDGYGDVFLVVDGWTTLRSEFDDVEPLIQALAGRGLTFGLHVLLGTGRWMDLRSQMKDVVGTRLELRLGDSLDSEVDRKVAQAVPANRPGRGLMPSKHHMLGALPRIDGDPRPGTLGAGVSDLVQTIASAWDGPAGPKLRLLPEMLTLEELREEAGVPASGAAGEAGPDGEATVGDRRLLLGIDESALAPVAFDAAAEPHVLLLGDSGAGKTSFLRGLVHEVMRTRTPKEAQFVVLDYRRALLGEIPDDYLNGYYTGHEQATSSLQGLAQFLRTRLPGPDVTPAELRARSWWKGPDVFLLVDDYDLVATSAGNPLTAMTPLFAQAADLGLHVAITRRVGGASRALYDPVIQPLRDLAVPTILLSGNPDEGALLGRVRPRLAVPGRAQIVTRDEGLRVAQLAYHPPAHL
- a CDS encoding glycoside hydrolase family 13 protein; its protein translation is MTEPAWWRDAVVHQIYPRSFQDTGRDGEGDLAGVTRRLDHLVALGVDALWLCPFYPSPMVDGGYDVADHTAVDPRYGTLADLDELVAQAHARGLRVTIDLVPNHVSSASDWFVAGLAAGRGSPERSRFLFREGRGPGGDEPPTNWTSVFGGPSWTRVTEPDGSPGQWYYHLFAAEQPDLDWSHPDVSAEFERILRFWLDRGIDGFRIDVSDALVKDLGAGDTADGAPVIPKDDASGVHEIYRDVRRVLDDYDGDRMAVVETGAAPDVVALFLRPDEMHLAFSFELARAAWDARELRSAVDAVLAANAIVGAPATWVTDNHDTPRSVTRYARAGAGGLRGAYVPTGGDGELLTAQDVARGTARARAAAVLLLTLPGAAFVYQGQELGLPEVEDLPPEALQDPAVARSGGTVRGRDGCRVPLPWEGDAPPYGFTEADAGWLPQPTGWGELAVAHQERDEGSMLRHYRALLALRRREVAARRGALEWLPAPDGVLAYRRTAAGGEPLVVMINLGADAVPVPDGEVLLATGPLVGDGERLVPGDGAVVVRPVDA